In the Centroberyx gerrardi isolate f3 chromosome 9, fCenGer3.hap1.cur.20231027, whole genome shotgun sequence genome, one interval contains:
- the klhl30 gene encoding kelch-like protein 30 codes for MVRNVDDLDFCLSSHPQSILEGLRSLCSHPKLVDVTLSAGGRDFPCHRGVLALCSMYFRSMFSGDFVESIAARVELQDVDPDILSTLLDFAYTGKLTINQGNVEGLICTSSQLQFQTVRAVCSRYLQHQIDATNCLGILEFVEIHGCPEVVAKAWAFLLENFEAVQQGEEFLLLGKDRLVACLSNEGLQTRSECTRVQAVLTWVRHHKESRLCHLPELLTLTRLSLLNPDYLADNLLKDSLVQASPSCREAVENVHRESPQPNLQEVLFVMGGRSLDDSDDEDEDGDRDPRLLPRNCAFYNTKTQQWHQLPNFPNPNKWGYSMVSLNNDVYVTGGSRGSNTNTWSTTETWKYITREGRWVTVAPMLRPRTNHTSATLNGEIYVIGGTTLNYVEVEHYDPYNNTWAITCPALKYVTNFTASACHGKLYVIGSCAVKYNALTMQCYNPVIDGWSIICSPFIPKYLSSPRTVSVEGVIYLIADNTKKVYSYDPEANMWQKVQFLHMLHENGGLVVLDGQLFVTGGHWKGMEGDYGVEVEVYNRASNTWTVECFLPRLWFYSGTCTIFLDPSQWPEPFPIDST; via the exons ATGGTGCGCAATGTGGACGACCTGGACTTTTGTCTGTCCTCCCATCCCCAGAGCATCCTGGAGGGCCTGCGCTCCCTCTGCTCTCACCCCAAACTGGTGGACGTGACTTTGAGTGCGGGGGGACGGGACTTCCCCTGTCACCGTGGTGTGCTGGCCCTCTGCAGTATGTACTTCCGCTCCATGTTTTCAGGGGACTTTGTGGAGAGTATAGCTGCCCGTGTAGAGCTTCAGGATGTGGACCCAGATATCCTCAGCACCTTGCTGGACTTTGCCTACACAGGAAAACTGACAATCAACCAGGGCAATGTGGAAGGACTGATCTGCACCTCCAGTCAGCTGCAGTTCCAGACAGTGCGAGCTGTGTGTAGCCGATACCTCCAGCACCAGATTGATGCGACCAACTGCCTGGGAATTCTGGAGTTCGTGGAGATTCATGGCTGTCCAGAGGTGGTAGCCAAGGCCTGGGCCTTCCTCTTGGAGAACTTTGAGGCTGTGCAGCAGGGTGAAGAGTTCCTGCTGCTGGGAAAAGACAGGCTGGTTGCCTGTCTGTCCAACGAAGGACTACAAACACGGTCAGAGTGCACCCGTGTGCAGGCCGTCCTGACCTGGGTCAGGCACCATAAGGAGTCTCGGCTCTGCCACCTCCCCGAGCTCCTGACCCTGACCCGCCTCTCCCTGCTCAACCCAGACTACCTGGCTGACAACCTGCTGAAGGACAGCCTGGTCCAGGCCTCTCCCAGCTGCAGGGAGGCTGTGGAAAATGTTCACAGAGAG AGTCCACAACCAAACCTGCAGGAGGTGCTGTTTGTAATGGGAGGCCGCTCACTGGATGACTcggatgatgaagatgaagatggggACAGAGACCCAAGACTGCTGCCCAGGAACTGCGCCTTCTACAACACAAAGACCC aACAGTGGCATCAGCTCCCTAATTTTCCTAACCCTAACAAGTGGGGTTACTCCATGGTCTCTCTGAACAATGATGTCTATGTCACAG GAGGCTCGCGAGGTTCAAATACCAACACCTGGTCAACCACAGAGACCTGGAAGTACATCACTCGAGAGGGGAGGTGGGTTACTGTGGCACCCATGCTCCGGCCTCGGACTAACCACACATCAGCAACGCTGAACGGAGAGATTTACGTCATCGGAg GTACAACACTGAACTATGTTGAGGTTGAACACTATGACCCTTACAACAACACCTGGGCCATCACATGCCCCGCCCTGAAATATGTGACCAACTTCACTGCCAGCGCATGTCACGGGAAGCTCTATGTGATCGGCTCATGTGCAGTGAAGTACAACGCTTTGACCATGCAATGCTACAACCCTGTCATAG ATGGCTGGAGTATTATTTGTTCACCCTTCATCCCTAAGTACTTATCCTCTCCTCGCACTGTCTCTGTGGAAGGAGTTATTTATCTGATTGCTGACAACACTAAAAAAGTCTACTCTTATGATCCAGAAGCGAACATGTGGCAAAAG gTCCAGTTTCTCCACATGCTCCATGAGAACGGAGGCCTGGTAGTGCTGGATGGGCAGCTGTTTGTCACAGGAGGCCATTGGAAGGGCATGGAGGGGGACTACGGGGTGGAGGTGGAAGTGTACAACCGAGCATCCAACACCTGGACTGTGGAGTGCTTCCTGCCAAGACTTTGGTTCTACAGTGGAACCTGTACCATCTTCCTAGACCCATCCCAGTGGCCGGAGCCTTTCCCCATAGATTCAACATAA